The following coding sequences are from one Nodosilinea sp. FACHB-141 window:
- a CDS encoding S8 family serine peptidase, translated as MTQHQGLKSRLRALLWLGGIGALVPLALPVLALTESVGPEGIDARRLHDAPYNLTGEKIAIGQVEIGRPSQFGLDKVASETLPVVVRRVLVLDGWAVADEYVDGHAANVASVMISQDKLRVGVAPAAMLYSGAVGELGDRSAQPEECLASQSVASQNGGDVRAINFSFGEPLGRDPRPNAVLDGNALLTQCIDWSSRVHGALYVIAGNQGGGGIPIPTDNFNGLNIAYSRQVNGQFSKIDYSNLGSEPTLRSRQAAPETNEGPRRSITLVAPGSDIELIDPDGQVRRSSGTSFASPHVVGAVALLQQFVDRQFRTGSPNWSLDARHPMVMKAVLLNSADKIKDSGDGLRLGMSRTLVDDSNRSWLESDAYRDPKIPLHSDLGTGHLNAYRAYQQLAPGATGPDQAIPAIGWNFAELEAKPATVHDYEFADALQAGSFLSATLAWERVVELADANSNGLYDLGEGFNDKGLNNLDVYLMPADEDDITKSVWSSVSEVDSIEHIFYQIPETGRYKLRVIYQQQAHSEPTQPYALAWWSVPAP; from the coding sequence ATGACGCAGCACCAAGGATTAAAGTCTCGTCTGAGGGCGCTGCTCTGGCTGGGGGGAATCGGTGCTCTGGTGCCCCTGGCCCTGCCGGTGCTGGCCCTCACCGAATCCGTTGGCCCTGAAGGAATTGACGCCCGGCGGCTGCACGACGCCCCCTACAATTTGACTGGCGAAAAAATTGCCATTGGCCAGGTCGAAATTGGCCGCCCCAGCCAGTTTGGCCTCGACAAAGTGGCCTCAGAAACCCTGCCTGTGGTGGTGCGGCGCGTGCTGGTGCTCGACGGCTGGGCCGTGGCCGATGAGTATGTCGATGGCCACGCCGCCAATGTAGCCAGCGTCATGATCAGCCAAGACAAGCTGCGGGTGGGAGTTGCCCCCGCCGCCATGCTGTATTCAGGTGCGGTAGGGGAGCTGGGCGATCGCAGCGCCCAGCCCGAAGAATGCCTCGCCTCCCAGTCGGTAGCGTCGCAGAACGGCGGTGACGTGCGGGCGATCAACTTTAGCTTTGGTGAGCCCCTGGGCCGCGACCCGCGCCCCAACGCGGTGCTCGACGGCAACGCCCTGCTCACCCAGTGCATCGACTGGTCATCGCGGGTGCACGGTGCTCTGTATGTGATTGCGGGCAATCAGGGCGGCGGGGGCATTCCCATTCCCACCGACAACTTTAACGGGCTCAACATCGCCTACTCGCGCCAGGTCAACGGCCAATTCAGCAAAATCGACTACTCTAACCTGGGCAGCGAACCCACACTGCGATCGCGCCAGGCCGCCCCCGAAACCAATGAAGGCCCTCGCCGTTCGATTACCCTGGTAGCCCCCGGCAGCGACATTGAACTCATCGACCCCGACGGACAGGTGCGGCGCTCCAGCGGCACCAGCTTTGCCTCGCCTCACGTGGTGGGCGCCGTTGCTCTGCTGCAACAGTTTGTCGATCGCCAGTTTCGCACCGGGTCGCCCAACTGGTCCCTAGATGCCCGCCACCCCATGGTGATGAAAGCCGTGCTGCTCAACTCCGCCGACAAAATCAAAGACAGCGGCGACGGCCTACGCCTGGGCATGAGCCGGACCCTGGTGGATGACAGCAACCGCTCCTGGCTTGAGTCTGATGCCTACCGCGACCCCAAAATTCCGCTTCACAGCGACCTGGGCACTGGCCACCTCAACGCCTACCGCGCCTACCAACAGCTAGCCCCCGGTGCCACTGGCCCCGATCAGGCCATTCCCGCCATCGGCTGGAACTTCGCTGAGCTGGAGGCTAAGCCCGCCACTGTTCACGATTACGAGTTTGCCGATGCTCTCCAGGCGGGCAGCTTTTTGTCGGCCACCCTGGCCTGGGAGCGAGTGGTAGAACTGGCCGATGCCAACAGCAACGGCCTCTACGATCTGGGCGAGGGCTTTAACGACAAGGGGCTCAACAACCTCGATGTGTACCTCATGCCCGCTGACGAAGACGACATCACCAAGAGTGTGTGGTCATCGGTGAGCGAGGTTGACAGTATTGAACATATTTTTTACCAAATTCCGGAAACGGGTCGGTACAAACTGAGAGTTATCTATCAGCAGCAGGCCCACAGCGAACCCACCCAGCCCTACGCCCTGGCCTGGTGGTCGGTGCCTGCACCTTAG
- a CDS encoding NAD-binding protein, with product MLDAVPQPLKSSPPLPSDGFLVCGLGSLGQNCVANLKSFGVPVHAINNTLPDQWEVPRLRDLIDHLELGDCRSAEVLERAGIRQCRAVLLVTQDERVNLEAALTARVLNPRVRLVMRSDKQNLNELIGQQLKNFVALEPTQLAAPAFALGAFGEELIGYFSLDGHRFQVVMQRLEPRHGWCDRRQLHQLDTSHRRVLCHTPLAPDPDRVAASPSALFYRWLPDTVLRAGDEVVLIECDAQLRSLHLEAPKPLRQGAFRGLRQAIARLRDWPALQQGLLSIWQANSGHQLRRVATVCGVTVLALCLVGTLLLDANSPDDIPLFQAFLYTFITLFGGYGDVYAALADFEHPRLLQTFGVLLTVAGAAFVGVLYALLTEKLLTLRFEFMERRPPVPEKDHVVVIWLGRVGRQVVAALQELDQPIVGISAQALDADVLPKVPLLTGDVNVALARANLATAKSVVAVSEDEIQNLEMGLLAHRLNPDCRAIIRTYDRQFSDRVAQIFPFAQVLCASALSAEAFAATAFGEHVIGLFRLYDQTVLITQYWVETGDTLAEMLLSEVAYGYGVVPLWHQHGDQPGKIMPSDDTRLQPGDRLAVLATISGLRRIEQRELAPRTWHIYLEKALTADALFDGATELARVVGYRLGDAREFMAQLPGTLPLPLYRHQALRLSRLLTRAQVKAQVMPPP from the coding sequence GTGCTCGACGCAGTTCCTCAGCCGCTGAAGTCTTCGCCACCCTTACCCAGCGACGGCTTTTTGGTGTGTGGGTTAGGTAGCCTGGGCCAAAACTGTGTCGCCAATCTCAAAAGCTTTGGGGTGCCTGTCCATGCTATCAACAACACCCTGCCCGACCAGTGGGAGGTACCCCGCCTACGGGATTTAATTGACCACTTAGAACTGGGTGACTGCCGCTCGGCAGAGGTGCTGGAGCGGGCGGGAATTCGCCAGTGCCGGGCGGTGCTGCTGGTCACTCAGGATGAGCGGGTCAATTTGGAGGCGGCCCTGACGGCGCGGGTGTTGAACCCTCGGGTGCGGCTAGTGATGCGTTCAGATAAGCAAAACCTCAACGAGCTGATAGGGCAGCAGCTCAAAAACTTTGTCGCCCTTGAGCCCACGCAGCTGGCGGCTCCGGCCTTTGCCTTAGGAGCCTTTGGGGAAGAGCTGATCGGCTACTTTAGCCTCGACGGCCACCGCTTTCAGGTGGTGATGCAGCGGCTGGAGCCAAGGCATGGCTGGTGCGATCGCCGCCAGCTCCACCAGCTAGACACCAGCCATCGCCGGGTACTCTGCCATACTCCCCTCGCTCCAGATCCGGATAGGGTAGCTGCCAGCCCCTCGGCGCTGTTCTACAGATGGCTACCCGACACGGTGCTGCGAGCCGGTGACGAGGTCGTTTTGATCGAATGCGACGCCCAGCTGCGATCGCTCCATCTCGAAGCCCCCAAACCTCTGCGTCAGGGGGCATTTAGAGGACTGCGGCAGGCGATCGCCCGTCTGCGCGACTGGCCGGCCCTGCAGCAGGGCTTGCTCAGCATTTGGCAGGCTAACTCTGGCCATCAGCTGCGCCGGGTGGCCACGGTTTGCGGCGTTACCGTGCTGGCCTTGTGTCTGGTTGGCACCCTGCTCTTAGATGCCAATTCCCCCGATGACATTCCTCTATTTCAAGCATTTTTGTACACATTTATTACCCTGTTTGGCGGCTACGGCGATGTCTACGCCGCTCTCGCAGACTTTGAGCATCCGCGTCTGCTCCAGACCTTTGGGGTGCTGCTAACAGTGGCCGGAGCCGCTTTTGTCGGCGTACTCTATGCCCTGCTCACCGAAAAACTGCTCACGCTGCGGTTTGAGTTTATGGAGCGCCGCCCCCCCGTACCTGAAAAAGACCACGTCGTTGTGATTTGGTTGGGGCGGGTCGGGCGGCAGGTGGTAGCGGCGCTGCAAGAACTCGATCAGCCGATAGTGGGTATTTCGGCTCAGGCGCTGGATGCCGACGTGCTGCCTAAAGTGCCGCTGCTGACTGGCGATGTCAATGTCGCCCTTGCCAGGGCTAATCTGGCCACGGCCAAAAGCGTAGTAGCCGTTAGCGAAGACGAAATTCAAAACCTGGAGATGGGGCTGTTGGCCCACCGGCTCAACCCCGACTGCCGCGCCATCATTCGCACCTACGATCGCCAGTTCAGCGATCGCGTTGCCCAGATCTTTCCCTTCGCCCAGGTGCTCTGTGCCTCAGCGCTATCGGCTGAAGCCTTCGCTGCAACGGCCTTTGGGGAGCATGTCATTGGCCTATTTCGCCTCTACGACCAAACGGTGTTGATTACCCAGTACTGGGTTGAAACCGGCGATACCCTGGCCGAGATGCTGCTGTCGGAGGTGGCCTATGGCTATGGCGTTGTGCCCCTATGGCATCAGCATGGCGATCAACCCGGCAAAATCATGCCCTCCGACGACACTCGCTTGCAGCCGGGCGATCGCCTGGCGGTACTGGCTACCATCAGCGGTCTGCGCCGCATTGAGCAGCGCGAACTCGCCCCCCGCACCTGGCACATTTACCTCGAAAAGGCCCTCACCGCCGATGCCCTGTTTGATGGTGCCACCGAGCTGGCTCGGGTGGTTGGCTACCGCCTCGGCGACGCGCGGGAGTTTATGGCTCAGCTACCCGGCACCCTGCCGCTGCCGCTCTACCGCCACCAGGCCCTACGCCTTAGCCGCCTGCTCACGCGGGCCCAAGTCAAAGCCCAAGTGATGCCACCGCCTTAG
- a CDS encoding orange carotenoid protein N-terminal domain-containing protein: MASNNQTTQITEDSTNDLFQRYDALSVDDKLALLYYIYEAMGGSITPAAPEAADPELAEPLIKALYDLSEEDQLEAMRSVARGEHSDISERYGALSANNQLLVWYGWAEAMGKQIVDMPSDYEAEGDVSKILSDIKGMEFQSQISLLREAATQMGFTSVTAPPPLSETGITNSL, encoded by the coding sequence ATGGCTTCTAACAATCAAACAACTCAAATTACTGAAGACTCTACTAACGACCTGTTTCAACGCTACGACGCGCTGTCTGTAGACGATAAGCTGGCATTGCTCTACTACATATATGAGGCCATGGGCGGCTCTATCACTCCAGCAGCGCCCGAAGCCGCCGATCCTGAACTGGCTGAGCCGCTGATTAAAGCGCTGTATGACCTATCGGAAGAAGATCAGCTTGAGGCCATGCGCAGCGTTGCGCGGGGCGAGCACAGCGATATATCTGAGCGCTACGGTGCTTTGAGCGCCAACAACCAGCTGCTAGTCTGGTATGGCTGGGCCGAAGCCATGGGCAAGCAAATTGTCGATATGCCCAGCGACTACGAAGCCGAAGGCGATGTCAGCAAAATTCTGTCCGACATTAAGGGCATGGAGTTTCAGTCACAGATTTCGCTGCTGCGGGAAGCTGCCACCCAAATGGGCTTCACCAGCGTCACCGCTCCCCCTCCCCTATCCGAAACCGGCATCACCAACAGCTTGTAA
- a CDS encoding lipase family protein, which yields MVDYAVALKCARLCQEVYRDFNGLRFSSYPDVEPVFVESQDNGFTDTQVSILNEMTSDRLYIVFRGSDKSIDWMNNVQFRQQVYPYGDGNTEVKFHQGFMTAYFAVRKQLLDAMEKFVGQHVIVTGHSLGGALATIAALDIQYNLGGKRDLSFEVYTFGAPRVGNRAMVESYNGRIPNSYRFIYGWDIVTRIPRTWQGFDHVEKAIQLGSRWTWQVLSRRFSDHSIDGYIADLEAEAKAA from the coding sequence ATGGTCGACTACGCCGTTGCTCTCAAATGCGCTCGCCTGTGCCAAGAGGTCTACCGCGACTTTAATGGTCTGCGGTTTTCGAGCTATCCCGACGTTGAACCAGTGTTTGTCGAAAGCCAGGACAATGGCTTTACCGACACTCAGGTGTCGATTTTGAATGAGATGACTAGCGATCGGCTCTACATTGTCTTTCGCGGCTCTGACAAATCCATTGACTGGATGAACAATGTTCAGTTCCGCCAGCAGGTCTATCCCTACGGAGACGGCAATACCGAGGTGAAGTTTCATCAGGGATTTATGACGGCCTACTTCGCCGTGCGCAAGCAGCTGCTGGATGCGATGGAAAAGTTTGTGGGGCAGCACGTCATCGTCACCGGCCACAGCTTAGGTGGGGCTTTGGCCACCATCGCCGCCCTCGACATCCAGTACAACTTGGGCGGCAAGCGCGATCTCAGCTTTGAGGTGTACACCTTTGGCGCTCCTCGGGTGGGCAACCGCGCCATGGTCGAGTCGTACAACGGCCGCATTCCCAACAGCTATCGCTTCATCTACGGTTGGGATATTGTCACCCGCATTCCCCGCACCTGGCAGGGCTTTGATCATGTGGAAAAAGCTATTCAGTTGGGCTCTCGCTGGACATGGCAAGTGCTCAGCCGCCGCTTTAGCGACCACTCGATCGACGGCTACATTGCAGATCTAGAGGCCGAAGCCAAAGCCGCTTGA
- a CDS encoding DUF6962 family protein — MAEPITTLTDYAIALECLILAGLLLGQGGVQRLWAAAFTSVSGAALMGGIYHGFAHQMSLLQRIWLWQGMGIAVAIASFFTVVAAAMTLRRGRRRALLALATAKLALAIAAGFTLWGFALRVADYLSALLIVLLVQWLQRYRDPSAPVWLLAAIAFSGLGAIGLLIPWPGVSPLVVYHLVQMVALFCIYRSVAAKHQANAGVPG; from the coding sequence ATGGCAGAACCGATTACCACTCTGACCGACTACGCGATCGCCCTGGAATGCCTGATTTTAGCCGGGCTGCTGCTGGGACAGGGGGGCGTGCAACGGCTATGGGCGGCCGCCTTTACCAGTGTTAGCGGCGCGGCCTTGATGGGGGGCATTTACCACGGGTTTGCCCACCAGATGTCTCTGCTCCAGCGAATTTGGCTCTGGCAGGGCATGGGTATAGCGGTAGCGATCGCCAGTTTTTTTACTGTTGTAGCGGCGGCGATGACCCTGCGCCGGGGCCGTCGCCGGGCCTTACTAGCCTTGGCGACGGCAAAACTCGCCCTGGCGATCGCCGCAGGGTTCACCCTATGGGGTTTTGCTCTGCGGGTGGCCGATTACCTCAGCGCGTTGCTCATTGTGCTGTTGGTGCAATGGCTCCAGCGCTATCGGGATCCTAGTGCCCCAGTCTGGCTGCTGGCTGCGATCGCCTTCTCGGGGCTGGGGGCCATAGGGCTGCTAATTCCCTGGCCTGGGGTCAGCCCTTTGGTGGTCTATCACTTGGTGCAAATGGTGGCGCTGTTCTGCATCTACCGCAGCGTTGCCGCTAAGCACCAGGCTAATGCCGGTGTTCCTGGCTAG